A genomic stretch from Juglans microcarpa x Juglans regia isolate MS1-56 chromosome 3S, Jm3101_v1.0, whole genome shotgun sequence includes:
- the LOC121257834 gene encoding benzyl alcohol O-benzoyltransferase-like produces MAASTQSLVFTVRRCKPELIAPAKPTPHEFKQLSDIDDQEALRFQVPMIQFYRHNPSMQGRDPVKVIREALAQTLVFYYPFAGRLREGPGRKLVVECTSEGVVFIEADADVTLEQFGDALRPPFPCLEELLFDLPGSGGVLHCPLLLIQVTRLKCGGFIFALRLNHTMSDAAGLVQFMTAVDEMARGARAPSVLPVWQRHLLNARDPTCLTCTHREYDEVIDTKGTGTITPLEDMACRSFFFGRTEVSAIRRFVPHHLSQSTTFEVIIACLWRCRTIALQFDRNEEVRMMSIVSARGKFNPPLPSGYYGNVFAYPAAVMTAGKLCENTNLGYALELVRKAKREVNEEYMRSVADLMVIRGRPFLTVVGSFLVSDVTRAGFGKVDFGWGKPAYGGTAECVVRHIPRTGSFYMPCKNSKGEEGIAVGVCLPAPAMEIFVKELDVFLKNMPESGAQ; encoded by the exons ATGGCAGCATCAACTCAGTCTCTCGTATTCACAGTACGAAGGTGCAAGCCCGAGTTAATTGCTCCAGCTAAGCCCACACCCCACGAGTTCAAACAACTTTCTGATATCGACGATCAAGAGGCTTTACGATTTCAAGTCCCGATGATACAATTTTATAGACACAATCCCTCGATGCAAGGGAGAGACCCTGTGAAAGTCATCAGAGAGGCACTTGCTCAAACACTTGTGTTTTACTACCCCTTTGCAGGTAGGCTTAGAGAAGGGCCTGGAAGGAAACTTGTAGTAGAATGCACGAGTGAGGGTGTCGTATTCATCGAGGCAGATGCCGATGTTACACTTGAGCAGTTTGGTGATGCTCTTCGTCCTCCATTCCCGTGCTTGGAGGAGCTTCTTTTTGACCTTCCAGGCTCTGGAGGGGTTCTTCATTGCCCATTACTGCTTATTCAG GTGACGCGGCTCAAATGTGGCGGGTTCATCTTCGCACTACGCCTCAACCACACGATGAGCGATGCCGCTGGTCTGGTCCAGTTCATGACAGCTGTGGACGAAATGGCGCGGGGGGCGCGCGCCCCTTCCGTCTTACCTGTATGGCAGAGACATCTCTTAAATGCGAGGGACCCAACATGCTTGACATGCACGCACCGCGAGTACGACGAGGTGATCGACACCAAGGGTACTGGCACCATCACCCCGCTCGAGGACATGGCTTGCCGCTCCTTCTTCTTCGGCCGTACCGAGGTGTCTGCCATCCGTAGGTTTGTGCCGCATCACCTGAGCCAGTCCACCACCTTTGAGGTGATCATCGCATGCCTTTGGCGATGCCGCACCATCGCACTTCAGTTCGACCGCAACGAGGAGGTGCGCATGATGTCCATCGTCAGCGCGCGTGGCAAGTTCAATCCTCCGTTACCGAGCGGTTACTACGGCAACGTTTTCGCGTACCCAGCAGCAGTCATGACTGCCGGAAAGCTGTGCGAGAACACTAATTTGGGTTATGCTTTGGAATTGGTGAGAAAGGCAAAAAGAGAAGTGAACGAGGAGTATATGCGGTCGGTGGCAGATCTAATGGTGATCAGAGGCAGGCCATTCCTAACGGTGGTGGGGTCATTCCTTGTGTCGGATGTGACACGTGCCGGCTTTGGAAAGGTGGACTTTGGGTGGGGCAAGCCAGCTTATGGTGGTACAGCCGAATGTGTTGTGAGACATATTCCTAGAACGGGAAGCTTCTATATGCCTTGTAAGAATAGTAAGGGAGAGGAAGGGATAGCCGTGGGAGTTTGCTTGCCAGCCCCAGCAATGGAAATATTCGTCAAGGAGTTGGATGTCTTTTTGAAAAACATGCCGGAGAGTGGCGCGCAATAA